From Oreochromis niloticus isolate F11D_XX linkage group LG14, O_niloticus_UMD_NMBU, whole genome shotgun sequence, one genomic window encodes:
- the limk1a gene encoding LIM domain kinase 1a isoform X3: MVAGEQKYHPECFTCLNCRSFIGDGDTYALVERSKLYCGHCYYQTIVTPVSLPDSPCSRIPHTVTLVSIPASADGNNGRKGRGFSVAIDQPLSPTNGYSPEHGHTVRVSQVDADCISPDVKNSIHVGDRILEINGTPIHNVPLDEIDLLIQETSRLLQLTIEHDPHSQSGQEGGSSEAEDQVDGPLSTPLSEGPSPILPITQPPNPDISNLKSRIITRSYSTDKSPGSSNAASPISQRKDINRSESLRVVSNRTHRIFRPSDLIHGEVLGKGCFGQAIKVTHRETGEVMVMKELIRFDDETQKTFLKEVKVMRCLDHPNVLKFIGVLYKDKRLNFIAEYIKGGTLREIIKKMDSNYPWNQRVSFAKDIAAGMAYLHSMNIIHRDLNSHNCLVRENNTVVVADFGLARLMVDDKHGEKLTQGKLSGLKRPDRRKRYTVVGNPYWMAPEMIHGKSYDERVDIFSFGIMLCEIIGRVNADPDYLPRATDFGLNISGFLEHYCPPNCPRAFFPMAAVCCDLDADKRPAFSKLEEWLENLKMHLDIGLPLMSEVDQLHKAFWEHHSITRPENGLHTHPEQPE; this comes from the exons gTCGCAGGGGAACAGAAATATCATCCAGAATGCTTCACATGTCTGAACTGCCGATCGTTCATCGGTGATGGAGACACATACGCTCTGGTGGAGAGATCTAAACTGTACTg TGGTCACTGCTACTACCAGACCATCGTGACCCCGGTGTCGCTGCCGGACTCGCCATGCTCACGGATCCCTCACACAGTCACACTGGTGTCCATCCCGGCCTCCGCCGATGGCAACAATGGCCGCAAAGGGCGCGGTTTCTCCGTGGCGATTGACCAGCCGCTAAGCCCGACCAATGGCTACAGTCCCGAACATGGACATACCGTCAGAGTCTCCCA gGTGGATGCCGACTGCATCAGCCCAGATGTGAAAAATTCCATTCATGTTGGAGACCGGATCTTAGAAATTAATGGGACGCCCATTCACAACGTTCCTCTGGATGAG ATTGACCTGCTGATCCAGGAAACGAGCCGGCTGCTGCAGCTCACCATCGAACACGACCCTCACAGCCAGTCGGGACAGGAGGGAGGCTCCTCAGAGGCTGAGGACCAGGTGGACGGTCCGTTGTCCACCCCACTGTCAGAAGGGCCCAGCCCCATCCTACCCATCACCCAGCCCCCCAATCCAGACATCAGCAACCTGAAATCCCGCATCATCAC GCGAAGTTACAGCACTGATAAGTCGCCTGGATCCAGCAATGCTGCGTCACCAATCTCCCAGAGGAAGGACATCAATCGGTCGGAGTCACTTCGGGTTGTCTCAAACCGGACTCACCGTATCTTCCGCCCATCTGACCTCATCCACGGAGAAGTGCTGGGGAAGGGATGCTTTGGACAAGCCATAAAG GTGACACACAGGGAGACGGGTGAGGTGATGGTGATGAAAGAGCTGATCCGCTTTGATGACGAGACTCAAAAAACATTCCTCAAAGAG GTGAAAGTCATGCGATGCCTGGATCACCCCAATGTGCTCAAGTTTATCGGAGTCCTCTACAAAGACAAGAGACTCAACTTCATCGCAGAGTACATCAAAGGAGGCACTTTGCGGGAAATCATCAAAAAAATG GACTCAAACTATCCCTGGAACCAGCGGGTCAGTTTTGCTAAGGACATCGCTGCTGGGATG GCATATCTGCACTCCATGAACATTATTCATCGGGACCTGAACTCTCACAACTGTCTAGTCCGAGAG AACAACACAGTGGTGGTGGCAGACTTCGGGCTGGCGCGACTCATGGTGGACGACAAGCACGGGGAAAAGCTGACGCAGGGAAAGCTGTCTGGCCTCAAGAGGCCCGACCGCCGGAAGAGATACACGGTGGTGGGAAACCCCTACTGGATGGCTCCAGAGATGATCCATG GGAAGAGCTACGATGAGAGAGTAGACATCTTTTCCTTTGGTATCATGCTCTGCGAG ATCATTGGCAGGGTGAATGCTGACCCCGACTACCTCCCCAGAGCGACGGACTTTGGACTGAACATCTCGGGTTTCCTGGAGCACTACTGTCCCCCCAACTGTCCCCGCGCCTTCTTCCCCATGGCTGCTGTGTGCTGTGACCTTGATGCAGACAAACG GCCTGCTTTCTCCAAACTGGAGGAGTGGCTGGAGAACCTGAAGATGCACTTGGACATCGGTCTGCCCCTGATGTCCGAAGTGGACCAGCTGCACAAGGCCTTCTGGGAGCACCACAGCATAACACGTCCTGAGAATGGCCTGCACACCCACCCCGAGCAGCCAGAGTAG
- the limk1a gene encoding LIM domain kinase 1a isoform X2 has translation MVGDLFFWSFCCLRLWKRDKKVAGEQKYHPECFTCLNCRSFIGDGDTYALVERSKLYCGHCYYQTIVTPVSLPDSPCSRIPHTVTLVSIPASADGNNGRKGRGFSVAIDQPLSPTNGYSPEHGHTVRVSQVDADCISPDVKNSIHVGDRILEINGTPIHNVPLDEIDLLIQETSRLLQLTIEHDPHSQSGQEGGSSEAEDQVDGPLSTPLSEGPSPILPITQPPNPDISNLKSRIITRSYSTDKSPGSSNAASPISQRKDINRSESLRVVSNRTHRIFRPSDLIHGEVLGKGCFGQAIKVTHRETGEVMVMKELIRFDDETQKTFLKEVKVMRCLDHPNVLKFIGVLYKDKRLNFIAEYIKGGTLREIIKKMDSNYPWNQRVSFAKDIAAGMAYLHSMNIIHRDLNSHNCLVRENNTVVVADFGLARLMVDDKHGEKLTQGKLSGLKRPDRRKRYTVVGNPYWMAPEMIHGKSYDERVDIFSFGIMLCEIIGRVNADPDYLPRATDFGLNISGFLEHYCPPNCPRAFFPMAAVCCDLDADKRPAFSKLEEWLENLKMHLDIGLPLMSEVDQLHKAFWEHHSITRPENGLHTHPEQPE, from the exons gTCGCAGGGGAACAGAAATATCATCCAGAATGCTTCACATGTCTGAACTGCCGATCGTTCATCGGTGATGGAGACACATACGCTCTGGTGGAGAGATCTAAACTGTACTg TGGTCACTGCTACTACCAGACCATCGTGACCCCGGTGTCGCTGCCGGACTCGCCATGCTCACGGATCCCTCACACAGTCACACTGGTGTCCATCCCGGCCTCCGCCGATGGCAACAATGGCCGCAAAGGGCGCGGTTTCTCCGTGGCGATTGACCAGCCGCTAAGCCCGACCAATGGCTACAGTCCCGAACATGGACATACCGTCAGAGTCTCCCA gGTGGATGCCGACTGCATCAGCCCAGATGTGAAAAATTCCATTCATGTTGGAGACCGGATCTTAGAAATTAATGGGACGCCCATTCACAACGTTCCTCTGGATGAG ATTGACCTGCTGATCCAGGAAACGAGCCGGCTGCTGCAGCTCACCATCGAACACGACCCTCACAGCCAGTCGGGACAGGAGGGAGGCTCCTCAGAGGCTGAGGACCAGGTGGACGGTCCGTTGTCCACCCCACTGTCAGAAGGGCCCAGCCCCATCCTACCCATCACCCAGCCCCCCAATCCAGACATCAGCAACCTGAAATCCCGCATCATCAC GCGAAGTTACAGCACTGATAAGTCGCCTGGATCCAGCAATGCTGCGTCACCAATCTCCCAGAGGAAGGACATCAATCGGTCGGAGTCACTTCGGGTTGTCTCAAACCGGACTCACCGTATCTTCCGCCCATCTGACCTCATCCACGGAGAAGTGCTGGGGAAGGGATGCTTTGGACAAGCCATAAAG GTGACACACAGGGAGACGGGTGAGGTGATGGTGATGAAAGAGCTGATCCGCTTTGATGACGAGACTCAAAAAACATTCCTCAAAGAG GTGAAAGTCATGCGATGCCTGGATCACCCCAATGTGCTCAAGTTTATCGGAGTCCTCTACAAAGACAAGAGACTCAACTTCATCGCAGAGTACATCAAAGGAGGCACTTTGCGGGAAATCATCAAAAAAATG GACTCAAACTATCCCTGGAACCAGCGGGTCAGTTTTGCTAAGGACATCGCTGCTGGGATG GCATATCTGCACTCCATGAACATTATTCATCGGGACCTGAACTCTCACAACTGTCTAGTCCGAGAG AACAACACAGTGGTGGTGGCAGACTTCGGGCTGGCGCGACTCATGGTGGACGACAAGCACGGGGAAAAGCTGACGCAGGGAAAGCTGTCTGGCCTCAAGAGGCCCGACCGCCGGAAGAGATACACGGTGGTGGGAAACCCCTACTGGATGGCTCCAGAGATGATCCATG GGAAGAGCTACGATGAGAGAGTAGACATCTTTTCCTTTGGTATCATGCTCTGCGAG ATCATTGGCAGGGTGAATGCTGACCCCGACTACCTCCCCAGAGCGACGGACTTTGGACTGAACATCTCGGGTTTCCTGGAGCACTACTGTCCCCCCAACTGTCCCCGCGCCTTCTTCCCCATGGCTGCTGTGTGCTGTGACCTTGATGCAGACAAACG GCCTGCTTTCTCCAAACTGGAGGAGTGGCTGGAGAACCTGAAGATGCACTTGGACATCGGTCTGCCCCTGATGTCCGAAGTGGACCAGCTGCACAAGGCCTTCTGGGAGCACCACAGCATAACACGTCCTGAGAATGGCCTGCACACCCACCCCGAGCAGCCAGAGTAG